In Vibrio cyclitrophicus, one genomic interval encodes:
- a CDS encoding aldose 1-epimerase has translation MFKIINEKFGNIDSVTLINHQHGIELQIINGFGAVINKYIVNNSPFSFICGYQNYDELINQHPFFSRSAKLFPFPNRLNLGRYSFDNQNHQLPANFPWSDHAVHGLLYDQPFSITNHVITEESASVTLQYQTSSLHPAFPFAFNLEATFTVDITGKLTSSTTVSNLGDSAFPFGDAWHPYFSLGTELTQCGLAMSPCSEVIHENDLPNGEKHAFDCLSLDDSLTSQSLNHCFEFDSKTINQLAFTRSDLSAAIHYQQDKSYPFVQLYTPTSEQSIAIEPMTCPADAFNNQIGLLTLEPNQSQTFTWQCQASYQPK, from the coding sequence ATGTTTAAAATTATAAATGAAAAATTTGGAAATATTGACTCAGTCACATTAATAAACCACCAACATGGTATAGAACTTCAAATAATCAATGGGTTTGGCGCTGTTATAAATAAATATATTGTAAACAACAGTCCATTCTCTTTTATTTGTGGTTATCAGAATTATGATGAACTGATCAACCAACATCCGTTCTTTTCCCGCAGTGCTAAATTATTCCCTTTTCCAAACCGTTTAAACTTAGGTCGTTACAGTTTCGATAACCAAAACCATCAACTTCCAGCTAACTTTCCTTGGTCTGATCATGCCGTACATGGTCTGCTTTACGACCAACCTTTTTCAATCACAAACCACGTAATCACTGAAGAATCTGCCAGTGTGACGTTGCAGTATCAAACGTCGTCTTTGCATCCTGCTTTCCCGTTTGCATTCAACCTTGAAGCGACTTTCACTGTCGATATCACGGGTAAACTCACGTCTTCAACAACTGTTTCTAACCTTGGTGATTCAGCCTTCCCATTCGGTGATGCTTGGCACCCTTATTTCTCACTCGGCACTGAATTAACACAATGTGGACTCGCTATGTCACCTTGCTCTGAAGTCATACACGAGAACGATCTTCCTAATGGTGAAAAGCATGCTTTCGACTGTTTGTCTTTGGACGATTCACTCACCAGTCAAAGCCTAAATCACTGCTTTGAATTTGATTCAAAGACAATCAATCAACTTGCGTTTACACGCTCAGATTTGTCTGCCGCTATTCACTATCAACAAGATAAAAGCTACCCATTCGTTCAGCTGTACACGCCGACTAGTGAGCAAAGTATTGCAATAGAACCAATGACTTGCCCAGCTGATGCATTCAATAACCAGATCGGCTTATTGACGCTTGAACCGAACCAATCTCAAACCTTCACTTGGCAATGCCAAGCTAGCTATCAACCAAAGTGA
- a CDS encoding glycosyl transferase — protein MMKFGYFDDKNKEYVATTPCTPIKWCNYVGTLDFGGIVDSNGGVLLCKGDPALNRITKYIAQLPNSDFKGSTMYLKVRDEAGNVEIFSPFYTPTLKPLDKFENHTGLSYTTIIAEAFGVRCEATFFVPKADQVLLQDIKVTNISDKALHVDVVPVYEFTHFDALKQLLNADWVPQTMTLKAHQQESGHTVLEQYAFMKRDYAVNLMTADRPATSFDGDRQSFLGQFGYGTWAAPQALENDELGNTECLRGDNIGALNLRLGWLSPEQTERTVVQIAQEQSLEAALPLLAKYRDHQVVDSAFAELAEHWDTYLQAVQVETPDLAMNSMLNVHNPRQCHTTKNWSRYLSLYQLGYGARGIGFRDSSQDTLGVITHMPEEAREFIERLLSVQNTNGSAMHQFFPSTMEANAGDSREEEDRPDYYGDDHLWIIYAVTQYVKETGNADFLNKEIPFYQKDKAGNPVETGTVWNHLCRSIEFTYTNTGEHGLPLLGFADWNDTVNLPTGAESMMVANMYGKALLDMLDLCELRGEAKLTAKFKDQYQQMQSTVNECGWDGEWFVRYFDEQGLPIGSHKNEQGQIYTNGQSWPVISGFATQERATQALDSVYNKLNTANGIKLSTPGYNGFDPQLGGVSTYPPGAKENGGIFLHSNPWVMIAEAKMGNGERAYEYYRQINPASKNDDIDTFESEPYCYPQNILGDEHKQFGLGRNAWLSGTSSWTYVAGTQWILGVRPEVDGLLVDPCIPSEWPEFKVRRQFRGATYHIHVTNPNNVCKGVVEMKVNGDLISGNKAPVFTSGEHTVEVILG, from the coding sequence ATGATGAAATTCGGATATTTTGACGATAAAAACAAAGAATACGTAGCAACCACACCATGCACACCGATCAAATGGTGTAACTACGTGGGCACATTAGATTTCGGTGGCATTGTAGATAGCAACGGCGGCGTGCTGTTGTGTAAGGGCGACCCGGCACTCAACCGCATCACCAAGTACATTGCTCAACTGCCAAACTCGGATTTCAAAGGCTCGACCATGTACCTCAAGGTACGTGATGAAGCGGGCAACGTAGAAATATTCTCACCTTTCTACACACCAACTCTGAAGCCGTTGGATAAGTTTGAAAACCACACAGGTTTGTCTTACACCACCATCATTGCAGAAGCCTTTGGTGTGCGTTGTGAAGCGACCTTCTTCGTGCCAAAAGCTGACCAAGTACTGTTGCAAGATATCAAGGTCACCAACATTTCAGACAAAGCGCTGCACGTTGATGTAGTGCCTGTCTACGAATTTACACACTTCGATGCGCTTAAGCAGCTATTGAATGCGGATTGGGTTCCACAAACCATGACGTTAAAAGCGCATCAACAAGAATCGGGTCACACCGTGCTTGAGCAGTATGCCTTCATGAAGCGTGACTACGCCGTAAACCTGATGACTGCTGATCGCCCTGCGACGTCTTTTGACGGTGATCGCCAGTCATTCCTTGGTCAGTTTGGCTACGGTACATGGGCTGCGCCACAAGCGTTAGAAAATGACGAGCTTGGCAATACAGAGTGTTTGCGTGGCGATAACATTGGTGCACTTAACCTGCGTCTGGGGTGGCTATCTCCAGAGCAGACAGAGCGTACGGTTGTACAAATTGCACAAGAACAGAGCCTAGAAGCGGCATTGCCTCTATTGGCTAAATATCGTGACCATCAGGTGGTTGACTCGGCATTCGCTGAACTGGCTGAGCATTGGGACACATACTTGCAAGCGGTTCAGGTTGAAACGCCAGACCTAGCAATGAACTCGATGCTTAACGTACACAACCCACGTCAGTGCCACACCACCAAAAACTGGTCTCGTTACCTGTCTTTGTATCAACTTGGCTATGGTGCACGTGGCATCGGTTTCCGTGACTCTTCGCAAGATACATTGGGTGTTATTACTCATATGCCAGAAGAGGCGCGCGAGTTCATTGAGCGTCTGCTTTCAGTGCAGAATACTAACGGTTCTGCGATGCACCAGTTCTTCCCATCGACGATGGAAGCGAACGCGGGTGACTCGCGTGAAGAAGAAGATCGCCCTGATTATTACGGCGATGATCACTTGTGGATCATCTACGCGGTCACTCAATATGTGAAAGAAACGGGCAATGCAGACTTCTTGAATAAAGAGATCCCGTTCTATCAAAAAGACAAAGCTGGCAACCCCGTTGAAACCGGAACGGTTTGGAACCACTTATGTCGTTCTATTGAATTTACTTACACCAATACCGGTGAGCACGGTCTACCACTATTAGGTTTTGCTGACTGGAATGACACGGTGAACCTGCCAACCGGTGCTGAATCGATGATGGTAGCTAACATGTACGGTAAGGCATTACTCGATATGTTAGACCTGTGTGAGTTGCGCGGCGAAGCGAAACTGACGGCTAAGTTCAAAGACCAATATCAGCAAATGCAGAGTACGGTCAACGAGTGCGGTTGGGATGGCGAATGGTTTGTTCGTTACTTTGATGAGCAAGGTTTGCCAATTGGTTCTCACAAGAACGAGCAAGGGCAGATCTACACCAACGGTCAAAGCTGGCCTGTGATCTCTGGTTTCGCGACACAAGAGCGTGCTACTCAGGCGCTAGATTCGGTTTACAACAAGCTAAACACAGCTAATGGCATCAAGCTCTCAACTCCTGGGTACAACGGCTTTGATCCGCAACTAGGTGGCGTTTCAACTTACCCACCAGGTGCGAAAGAGAACGGCGGCATCTTCTTGCATTCAAACCCATGGGTAATGATCGCAGAAGCGAAAATGGGCAACGGTGAGCGTGCTTACGAGTACTACCGTCAAATCAACCCAGCGTCTAAGAACGATGACATTGATACCTTTGAATCTGAACCTTACTGCTACCCACAAAACATTCTGGGTGACGAGCACAAACAGTTCGGTTTAGGGCGTAATGCATGGCTGTCGGGTACTTCATCTTGGACATATGTGGCGGGTACACAATGGATTCTGGGTGTTCGTCCTGAAGTGGATGGTTTGCTGGTGGACCCTTGTATTCCGTCTGAGTGGCCTGAATTCAAAGTGCGTCGTCAGTTCCGTGGCGCGACATACCATATTCATGTCACTAACCCAAATAACGTGTGTAAGGGCGTCGTTGAGATGAAGGTCAATGGTGACCTGATTTCAGGCAACAAAGCACCGGTATTCACGTCAGGTGAGCATACCGTTGAGGTTATTTTAGGTTAG
- a CDS encoding substrate-binding domain-containing protein translates to MRTKTKKTTVYDVARLAGVSPSTVSRFLNRTTYVSDDKSQNIEQAIKDTGYKPNFQMQENTNRRSLTIGVLVQHPDSPYTSRILNDMEKTLIAQGYSLVIATGHWQKKLELHALEYLAKSNVDGMIIVTGSVTKEDITKYAQDIPVVAVGYDIVDDNIRTINIDNVLGGYMATLHLLQQGHVNIAHIKGLSSQPDSGSRFEGYKKALQEAGIKVMPKLVKQGDFSSESGYEKTVELIESKIHFSALFAANDQTAYGAIKALHDHGYKVPEDVSVIGFDDLPTSKYFTPALTTLRQPIEEIGEVCAQSILNLLSGERHEARLPPIDLIVRESTKSLYR, encoded by the coding sequence ATGCGCACTAAAACAAAAAAAACAACAGTATACGATGTAGCAAGATTGGCTGGTGTTTCTCCCAGTACCGTGTCTCGCTTCCTTAATCGAACCACTTATGTGTCGGATGATAAAAGCCAAAATATTGAGCAAGCCATTAAAGACACAGGCTACAAACCTAACTTCCAAATGCAAGAAAATACCAACCGACGTTCGCTAACTATTGGTGTGTTGGTGCAACACCCTGACAGTCCTTACACCAGTCGTATCCTCAACGACATGGAAAAAACTCTGATCGCTCAAGGCTATTCATTAGTGATCGCAACAGGGCATTGGCAGAAAAAGCTGGAATTACATGCGCTGGAGTATCTGGCGAAAAGTAATGTTGATGGCATGATCATCGTGACTGGCAGTGTGACTAAAGAAGACATAACCAAGTATGCTCAAGACATTCCTGTCGTGGCGGTAGGATACGACATTGTTGATGACAACATCCGCACGATCAACATTGATAATGTGCTTGGAGGCTATATGGCCACTTTGCATCTCCTCCAGCAAGGACATGTAAATATTGCACATATCAAAGGGCTTTCTAGTCAGCCAGATTCTGGGAGCCGCTTCGAGGGCTATAAAAAAGCACTTCAAGAAGCGGGCATAAAAGTGATGCCAAAACTGGTTAAGCAGGGTGATTTTAGTAGTGAGTCTGGCTACGAGAAAACCGTCGAACTGATCGAGTCTAAGATTCATTTTTCAGCTCTGTTCGCGGCCAATGATCAGACGGCTTACGGCGCGATTAAGGCGTTGCATGATCACGGCTACAAAGTACCAGAAGATGTGTCGGTGATAGGCTTTGATGACTTGCCAACGTCTAAGTATTTTACGCCTGCATTAACGACATTAAGACAGCCTATTGAAGAAATTGGAGAGGTATGTGCTCAATCGATTTTGAACCTGTTATCTGGCGAGAGGCATGAGGCTCGACTGCCACCCATTGATTTGATTGTGAGAGAGTCGACCAAGTCTTTGTATCGTTAA
- the ugpC gene encoding sn-glycerol-3-phosphate ABC transporter ATP-binding protein UgpC: MAKVEFKNIKKSFGDVEVVKEFDFTVEDGEFVVFLGPSGCGKSTTLRMLAGLESISSGDIVVGGKLMNKVDAKDRDLAMVFQSYALYPHMTVYENIAFALKLKGMPKAEIDVEVLKAAKMLELDPLLNRKPKELSGGQRQRVAMGRAMVRTPKVFLFDEPLSNLDAKLRGVMREEIKHLHRELKTTTIYVTHDQIEAMTLADRIVILKDGYVAQVGTPTEVFQRPANKFVAQFIGNPSMNMLEAKLIEKEGEYFVEIGDVHIPLPERFKSLASKNLALHFGVRPTDIHLRAEQVDHDRVLPFPVKIKDKELLGASILLKTEIGGQPLMVETQAAEVDVKDLTLYLDLDAFHLFDALSENSLAS; the protein is encoded by the coding sequence ATGGCTAAAGTAGAATTTAAGAACATCAAAAAATCATTCGGTGATGTTGAAGTTGTAAAAGAGTTTGATTTTACGGTTGAAGACGGTGAATTCGTGGTTTTCCTTGGCCCATCTGGCTGTGGTAAATCGACAACGCTACGCATGCTAGCTGGCCTTGAAAGCATCAGCTCTGGTGACATCGTGGTTGGCGGCAAGCTGATGAATAAAGTCGACGCTAAAGACCGTGACTTGGCGATGGTATTTCAAAGCTACGCACTGTACCCGCACATGACGGTGTACGAGAACATCGCCTTTGCGCTAAAACTGAAAGGCATGCCAAAAGCAGAAATCGACGTAGAAGTGCTAAAAGCGGCGAAAATGCTAGAGCTTGATCCACTACTGAACCGTAAGCCGAAAGAGCTTTCTGGTGGTCAACGTCAGCGTGTGGCAATGGGCCGTGCGATGGTTCGTACGCCGAAGGTTTTCTTGTTTGATGAGCCGTTATCTAACCTAGATGCAAAACTTCGTGGCGTGATGCGTGAAGAGATCAAACACCTACACCGTGAACTTAAAACCACTACGATCTACGTAACCCATGATCAGATCGAAGCGATGACGCTGGCGGATCGCATTGTGATCTTGAAAGATGGTTATGTTGCTCAAGTTGGTACACCAACCGAGGTGTTCCAGCGTCCTGCAAACAAGTTTGTCGCGCAATTCATTGGTAACCCGTCAATGAACATGTTGGAAGCAAAACTGATTGAAAAAGAAGGCGAGTACTTCGTTGAAATCGGCGATGTTCATATCCCACTGCCTGAGCGCTTTAAGTCTCTGGCGTCTAAGAACCTAGCGCTGCATTTTGGTGTTCGTCCAACAGACATTCACCTACGTGCCGAGCAAGTTGATCACGACCGCGTACTGCCATTCCCTGTAAAAATCAAAGACAAGGAATTATTGGGCGCAAGCATTCTTCTGAAAACAGAAATTGGCGGTCAACCGTTGATGGTTGAAACCCAAGCGGCTGAAGTGGATGTAAAAGATCTGACGCTTTACTTGGATTTGGATGCTTTCCACTTGTTTGACGCACTGAGTGAGAACTCGCTAGCGAGCTAG
- a CDS encoding glucosylceramidase: MNNKIPYTSYSGSSEHLCKKGDAVEFIQPWYTPISTTPENTGMAVGGIGNTFTLTPNGNTPNFSFIPGIFVDCSEQVINFNDFYASVMNVPTIDTLQIIDEQELSVHLNFYPALFDGKKIESAKMLNAINHIRAALKNGHFYQENKANFTKWNVEFSNKTKLLIESDSSSVVCQLYVALDFFNGLLINDTTRLLSLTAGDNNDMDSFNDSDIDSVNGSDIEYQALYPLAEYKYSSFDDINIKRKVVSPIVKENKRLCSLPMHWNHFELTNNSSQTRVITLAQPLQNLIGSTYQKGRDGIQDSACTLSQNPIAQQHEVVNLKGESHSFTGVQLSSQSPYQSDIEGEVVFGVQADNHLTELGKVSISVKPTLYTSKTAQQTEFALKTGRTNTEFQTGIYTGREALSALVVVQVELEAGESVDLRFAQVMAHSKVMLNGWHSDKAYTQFYPQTKPALPMLEEVLPQLEAIEQQIVKQQTAFLEQAQSKISQPDSALRYATMAMNSLSFLAESTVWDKEDKFLVKECVDYPFFNSLDVYFYGSFSLLYLLPELDGCVMKEFSKAILAEDFTQRRYWEYEATPNAELIDDKYQGVRAIRGAVIHDLGSPFDIQPDAYSWHNVKEWKDLAPKYILMVYRHYQNTQDISVVKECWQAVTESIDFLSNLIAEGDDLPLTRGTDDTFDNLASHGISIYCASLWVAGLQAANELALLMNENELAADYLARSKKALATVEQSLWDDKEGYYHFFVTPVQAKHLTGQGYQVLETLGLALTGDAIADKNILNDYLNQTDTSIDVSKVYQRVSKKRLLSETAPQAFTQEYLNLVPDSDNSFGDALLADSYLKLIGLEGIFPEDRIQRALDYVYKHNFEINSPKLGVANMTLADGSPHEAFQAQDVWIGVQFSVATALNLAGKSQQAETLMDTVYTALYDYSKIPFAAPEGFNCSVSVNEKDLIEAFKVSQNDAKNWLSALKYQNCVLSDGRINPALTKDTNNFVKMMDGEIPLEKLAGLHKWLLSTGLKYTAGRYFRPGMIFAYLY; the protein is encoded by the coding sequence ATGAATAATAAAATTCCATACACAAGCTATTCAGGAAGTTCCGAACATCTTTGCAAAAAAGGTGATGCGGTTGAGTTTATTCAACCTTGGTACACGCCAATTTCCACTACGCCAGAAAACACTGGTATGGCGGTAGGCGGAATTGGTAACACATTTACACTAACACCAAATGGCAACACGCCAAATTTTAGTTTTATTCCGGGAATATTTGTTGATTGCTCAGAGCAAGTTATTAATTTTAATGATTTTTATGCATCGGTGATGAACGTGCCGACCATCGACACGCTACAAATCATTGATGAGCAAGAGTTGAGTGTTCATCTAAACTTCTATCCTGCCTTGTTCGATGGCAAGAAAATTGAAAGCGCAAAAATGTTGAATGCGATTAACCACATTCGCGCAGCATTAAAAAACGGTCACTTCTACCAAGAAAATAAAGCTAACTTTACAAAGTGGAACGTTGAATTTTCAAATAAGACGAAGTTATTAATTGAATCGGATTCATCATCGGTTGTTTGTCAGTTATATGTCGCCTTAGATTTCTTTAATGGTTTATTAATTAATGACACGACGAGATTGTTATCACTTACTGCGGGTGATAATAATGATATGGATAGTTTTAATGACAGTGATATAGACAGTGTTAATGGCAGTGATATAGAATATCAAGCTTTGTATCCATTGGCTGAATATAAATACAGTAGCTTCGATGATATTAATATAAAGCGTAAGGTCGTCTCTCCGATCGTTAAAGAGAACAAACGCCTTTGTTCTTTACCGATGCACTGGAATCACTTCGAATTAACCAATAATTCATCGCAAACACGCGTTATCACGCTTGCTCAACCTCTACAAAATTTGATTGGCTCAACCTATCAAAAAGGTCGCGATGGCATTCAAGATTCGGCTTGTACCTTGTCTCAAAATCCAATCGCTCAGCAGCATGAAGTGGTCAACTTAAAAGGCGAAAGTCACAGTTTTACGGGTGTTCAGCTCTCTAGCCAATCGCCTTATCAGAGCGATATTGAAGGCGAAGTGGTGTTTGGTGTTCAAGCGGATAACCACTTGACGGAATTAGGCAAGGTCTCGATTTCTGTGAAGCCAACGCTCTACACCTCTAAGACAGCTCAGCAAACAGAATTCGCACTCAAAACAGGCCGTACCAACACTGAGTTCCAAACCGGTATCTATACAGGACGTGAAGCACTGAGCGCATTGGTTGTGGTTCAGGTTGAATTGGAAGCGGGTGAGTCTGTTGATTTGCGTTTTGCACAGGTGATGGCGCACAGCAAAGTCATGCTTAATGGCTGGCATTCAGATAAAGCGTACACGCAATTCTACCCGCAAACGAAACCGGCTCTGCCGATGTTAGAAGAGGTATTGCCACAGCTAGAAGCGATTGAGCAACAGATCGTGAAGCAACAAACGGCTTTCCTAGAGCAAGCTCAAAGCAAGATATCGCAGCCTGATTCTGCATTGCGCTATGCGACGATGGCGATGAACTCACTATCATTCTTAGCGGAATCAACGGTATGGGACAAAGAAGATAAGTTCTTAGTAAAAGAGTGTGTCGACTACCCATTCTTTAACTCTCTGGACGTGTATTTCTACGGTTCATTTTCGCTGCTTTACTTGTTGCCTGAGCTTGATGGTTGTGTGATGAAAGAGTTCTCGAAAGCTATTTTAGCCGAAGATTTCACTCAGCGCCGCTACTGGGAATACGAAGCGACACCGAATGCCGAATTGATTGATGACAAGTACCAAGGTGTGCGTGCCATTCGAGGTGCGGTAATCCACGACTTGGGCAGCCCATTCGACATCCAGCCCGATGCTTACAGCTGGCACAACGTGAAAGAGTGGAAGGACTTAGCGCCCAAATACATTCTGATGGTGTACCGCCATTACCAAAACACCCAAGATATCTCTGTGGTTAAAGAGTGCTGGCAAGCGGTAACTGAAAGCATCGATTTCTTATCGAATTTGATCGCTGAAGGTGATGATTTACCACTAACCCGAGGCACAGACGATACCTTTGATAACCTCGCTTCTCATGGCATCTCAATTTACTGTGCGAGCCTTTGGGTAGCAGGACTTCAAGCGGCGAATGAGCTTGCTCTATTGATGAATGAGAATGAATTGGCTGCTGACTACTTAGCTCGTTCTAAGAAGGCCTTGGCCACTGTCGAGCAAAGCTTATGGGATGATAAAGAAGGTTACTACCATTTCTTCGTCACTCCGGTTCAAGCTAAGCATTTAACGGGACAAGGCTACCAAGTATTGGAAACCTTGGGGCTTGCGCTGACTGGCGATGCGATTGCCGATAAGAACATTCTGAATGATTATCTTAACCAAACAGATACTTCAATTGATGTTAGTAAGGTATATCAAAGAGTCTCTAAGAAACGCTTACTGAGCGAAACAGCTCCTCAAGCCTTTACACAAGAGTATTTAAATTTAGTGCCAGATTCTGACAACAGTTTTGGTGATGCACTATTAGCCGACAGCTACTTAAAGCTCATCGGTCTAGAGGGCATTTTCCCAGAAGACAGAATACAACGAGCACTAGACTATGTTTATAAGCACAACTTTGAGATCAACAGCCCTAAGCTGGGTGTAGCAAATATGACGCTGGCCGATGGTTCCCCACATGAAGCTTTTCAGGCGCAAGATGTGTGGATTGGCGTTCAGTTTAGCGTAGCGACTGCGTTGAATTTGGCGGGTAAATCGCAGCAAGCAGAAACATTGATGGATACCGTGTATACCGCACTCTATGACTATTCGAAAATTCCATTTGCAGCGCCAGAGGGATTCAATTGTTCTGTGTCTGTCAATGAGAAAGATCTTATAGAAGCATTTAAAGTGTCTCAAAATGATGCGAAAAACTGGCTAAGTGCACTTAAATATCAAAACTGTGTGCTGTCTGACGGTCGTATCAACCCAGCATTAACGAAAGATACTAACAATTTTGTTAAAATGATGGACGGTGAAATTCCGTTAGAAAAGCTGGCAGGCTTGCACAAATGGCTATTGAGTACTGGCTTGAAATATACGGCTGGCCGTTACTTTAGACCGGGGATGATATTCGCCTACTTGTATTAA
- a CDS encoding carbohydrate ABC transporter permease, which produces MPSERSMYIMTKILMVMLGILLVVSAIITVFPFVWSALLSTRDRSEIFGSGISFAIGDSLAVNYAKLLEIMPFWKAMFNSIYVAFLGTTISLLFCSMGGYAFAVFKFRGKNVLFGMLVGSMAIPPVLSLIPYFMIVKFLGLLDNHMAVWLPFTTTPFGIFLMRQHVIASIPKELLEAAKLDGAGEFRTYWSVVLPLMKPALATLAIVQFVFFWNMFMQPLVVLNNPDNYVITQALRSVQGIPNTPWGAVMLGTTISILPLVITYLFASKQMISGLTSGAVKG; this is translated from the coding sequence ATGCCAAGCGAACGCAGCATGTACATCATGACTAAGATCTTGATGGTTATGCTCGGCATATTACTGGTTGTGTCAGCGATTATTACGGTATTCCCGTTCGTGTGGTCAGCCTTGCTTTCAACACGTGACCGTTCAGAAATTTTTGGCTCGGGCATCAGTTTTGCCATTGGCGATAGCTTAGCGGTTAACTACGCAAAACTGCTGGAAATCATGCCGTTCTGGAAGGCGATGTTTAACTCTATTTACGTGGCCTTCCTAGGCACAACTATCTCTCTGCTGTTCTGTAGCATGGGTGGTTACGCGTTTGCAGTGTTTAAGTTCCGCGGAAAAAACGTGCTGTTTGGCATGTTGGTTGGCTCAATGGCGATTCCGCCTGTGCTTAGCTTGATCCCTTACTTCATGATCGTGAAATTCTTAGGTTTATTGGATAACCACATGGCGGTATGGCTACCGTTCACTACCACACCATTTGGTATCTTTTTGATGCGTCAGCACGTGATTGCATCGATTCCAAAAGAGCTACTTGAAGCGGCGAAACTGGATGGCGCTGGTGAGTTCAGAACGTACTGGAGCGTGGTACTGCCACTCATGAAGCCTGCACTCGCAACATTGGCTATCGTTCAGTTCGTCTTCTTCTGGAACATGTTTATGCAGCCTCTCGTGGTGCTAAACAACCCAGATAACTATGTGATTACGCAAGCACTTCGAAGTGTTCAAGGTATTCCGAATACGCCATGGGGCGCGGTAATGCTAGGTACCACAATTTCTATTTTACCGCTCGTGATTACTTACTTGTTCGCATCGAAACAGATGATCAGTGGTTTAACGTCCGGCGCAGTTAAAGGTTAG
- a CDS encoding beta-glucosidase: MNKYQLPSDSKLRSKEFVFGVATSSYQIEGGVEEGGRTPSIWDIFCKKPGKVDNGDNGDVACDHYHLWQQDIEMIQGLGVDAYRLSIAWPRILPQDGVVNQQGLEFYGQIIDECHARGMKVYVTLYHWDLPQYLEDKGGWLNRETSYKFAEYAEVVSKYFGDNIDVYTTLNEPFVSAFLGYRWGEHAPGIKGEKEGYLASHHLMLAHGLAMPILRKNAPHAKHGVVFNATPAYPLTPQDQAAADYCEAENYHWFIDPVLKGEYPQLVVERQAMNMPMILEGDLDIISAPVDYIGINYYTRNVARFNENGDIESVKQTEAEHTYIGWEINPQGLTDLLVRLDARYENMPPIYITENGAAGNDERVNGQVMDEQRVRYFQGHIEAVHNAVEAGVKVDGYFAWSLMDNFEWAFGYCQRFGIVHVDYTTQERTLKQSAIAYRNMLLERAEENR, from the coding sequence ATGAATAAATATCAACTTCCAAGTGATTCAAAGTTACGCAGTAAGGAATTTGTATTCGGTGTCGCGACATCTTCATACCAAATTGAAGGCGGCGTTGAAGAGGGTGGTCGTACACCGTCTATCTGGGACATTTTCTGTAAGAAGCCGGGCAAGGTCGATAACGGTGACAATGGTGATGTGGCGTGTGATCACTACCATTTATGGCAACAAGATATCGAGATGATTCAAGGCTTAGGCGTTGATGCTTACCGTCTCTCTATTGCGTGGCCACGCATCCTGCCGCAAGACGGTGTGGTGAATCAGCAAGGCCTAGAGTTTTACGGCCAGATCATCGATGAGTGTCATGCTCGTGGAATGAAAGTTTATGTGACGCTATATCACTGGGATCTGCCGCAATACCTTGAAGATAAAGGCGGCTGGCTAAACCGTGAAACATCTTACAAATTCGCAGAATACGCAGAAGTGGTGAGCAAATACTTTGGTGACAACATCGACGTGTACACCACGCTCAATGAACCATTTGTGTCTGCATTCCTAGGCTACCGTTGGGGCGAACATGCGCCAGGTATCAAGGGCGAAAAAGAGGGCTACCTAGCGTCTCACCACTTAATGTTGGCACACGGTTTGGCAATGCCGATTCTTCGTAAGAATGCGCCTCATGCTAAGCATGGCGTAGTGTTTAACGCGACACCAGCCTACCCACTGACGCCACAAGACCAAGCGGCAGCAGACTACTGCGAAGCGGAGAACTACCACTGGTTCATCGACCCAGTATTGAAAGGTGAATACCCACAGTTAGTGGTTGAACGCCAAGCGATGAACATGCCGATGATCCTTGAAGGTGACTTAGACATCATCAGCGCGCCAGTTGATTACATCGGTATTAACTACTACACACGCAATGTCGCTCGCTTCAATGAGAACGGCGATATTGAATCGGTGAAGCAAACTGAAGCTGAACACACTTACATCGGCTGGGAGATCAACCCACAAGGTTTAACCGATTTATTGGTAAGACTGGATGCTCGTTACGAAAATATGCCACCTATCTACATCACAGAGAACGGTGCAGCCGGTAACGACGAACGTGTTAATGGACAAGTGATGGACGAGCAACGAGTTCGTTATTTCCAAGGTCATATCGAAGCGGTTCATAACGCCGTTGAAGCGGGTGTGAAAGTCGACGGTTACTTCGCTTGGAGCCTGATGGATAACTTTGAGTGGGCATTCGGCTACTGCCAGCGTTTTGGCATCGTCCACGTTGATTACACCACCCAAGAAAGAACATTGAAACAGAGCGCAATAGCGTACCGAAATATGCTTCTAGAGCGCGCTGAGGAGAACAGATAA